One genomic region from Strix uralensis isolate ZFMK-TIS-50842 chromosome 5, bStrUra1, whole genome shotgun sequence encodes:
- the NUP205 gene encoding nuclear pore complex protein Nup205, with the protein MARRYPAPREAPRGQPGVLPGLPRAAAPPLRLPLSKMAAPLAVNSAASLWGPYKDIWQTVMNAIWKRQPEAIHRLDQVLKKHKSDFISLFRNPPKNVQQHEKIQKASTEGVAIQGQQGTRLLPEQLIREAFILSDLFDIGELAAVELLLAGEHQQPHFPGLTRGLVAVLLYWDGKRCIANSLRTLIQSRQGKTWTLELSQELMSMTTRFTDDLMEQGLTQKILTLVSHIDLNNEFDKLQRERGLGSEKHRKEVSDLIKECRQSLAESLFVWTCQSPLSKDDTLILISYLEKVTAETGSPLDGVNLSLLMALLYCFDVSFLEQGTEDREDLMHRLPLLAERQYIATIHTRLQESQPWKLPGLQATVRLAWALTLRGISQLSDVTALAEFTEADEAMAELAVADNVFLFLTESVVGSENFYQEEFYIRKIHNLVTDFLALMPMKVKQLRNRADEDARMIHMSIQMGNDPPISLRRDLEHLMLLIAELYRKDPFNLELALEYWCPSEPLQTSTIMGSYLGVAHQRPPQRQVVLSKFVRQMGDLLPSTIYIPYLKMLRGLASGPQCAHYCFSLLKVNGSSHAENIQGAGGSPVSWEHFFHSLMLYHEHLRKDLPSADSVQYRHLPLRGITQKEQDGLIAFLQLTTVIVNWSENARLALCEHPQWTPVVVILGLLQCSIPPVLKAELSETLTAFGRSPEIAASLWQSLEYTQILQTVRSPGQRQAIGIEVELNEIESRCEEYPLTRAFCRLISTLVESSFPSNLGAGLRPPGFDPYLQFLRDSVFLRFRTRAYRRAAEKWEVAEVVLEVFYKLLRDYEPQLEDFVDQYVELQGEEIIAYKPPGFSLMYHLLNESPMLELSLSLLEEGVKQLDTYAPFPGKKHLEKAVQYCLALLNLTLQKENLFMDLLRESHLSLIVTPLEQLLQGINPRTKKADHVVNIARYLYHGNSNPELAFESTKILCCISYNSNIQIKLVGDFTHDQSISQKLMAGFVECLDNEDAEELINPEEELEPEKKRARIHHETRIHILNLLITSLECSPPSLALYLLGYELKKPVSTTNLQDPGVLGCPRTCLHAILNILEKGTETRNGPTAVQESPHLAELCYQVIYQLCACSDTSGPTMRYLRTSQDFLFTQLQYLPFSIKEHEISTLNQMSWLMKTAAIEMRVTSLNRQRSHTQRLLHLLLDDMPVKPYLADGEGGMEDESRSVSGFLHFDTASKVRRKILSILDSIDFSQDIPEPLQLDFFDRVQIEQVIANCEHKNARGQVVCNVKYLHRVLVAEVNALQGMAAIGQRPLLMEEINTILQYVVERNKLLQCLHAKRHALESWRQLVEIILTACPQDLIQAEDRQLIIRDLLQDVHDKILDDDAAQELMPVVAGAVFTLTAHLSQSVKTEQKQPLALPVAGQSQYVLMLDASFTSSPGSESISMGFASIGDSSLHIILKKLLDFILKTGGGFQRVRTHLYGSLLYYLQIAQRPDEPDTLEAAKKTMWERLTAPEDVFSKLQRENMAIIESYGAALMEVVCRDACDGHEIGRMLALALLDRIVSVDKQQQWLLYLSNSGYLKVLVDSLADDDLTLQSLLTPQPPLLKALYTYESKMAFLTRIAKSQQGALELLRSGVIVRLAQCQVYDMRPETDHQGMYGMRDPPVFIPAPVERYRQILLPALQLCQVILTSSMAQHLQAAGQVLQFLISHSDTIQAILRCQDVSVGSLQELASLTGIISKAALPGVLSELDVDVNEGTQMELQGHIGRFQRQCLGLLSRFGGSDRLRQFKLQDNAERDRMNKRDEIELAMQQICANVMEYCESLMLQSAPSFQHAVCLFTPSLSESTNRDGPRQDTQVPVVPYWHLPGLGIIVYLLKQSTSDFFSYYDSHRQSVNKLQNVEQLPPDEIKELCQSVMPAGVDKISTSQKYVLARRRLVKLINNRAKLLSLCSYIIETCLFILWRHLEHYLLHCTPTDSQDPLLSSRMSFKKGRLQDSFGSEPNLDFSSGLNRVSQHDIEQLQIEATNSFGESLQKKLLDIEGLYSKVRSRYTFIQALVRRIRGLLRISRT; encoded by the exons tcatttctctcttcagaaATCCG CCAAAGAACGTTCAGCAGcatgagaaaattcagaaagcaagTACAGAAGGGGTTGCTATCCAGGGTCAGCAGGGAACTAGGCTTTTGCCAGAGCAACTCATCAGAGAAGCCTTTATCCTCAGTGACCTCTTTGATATTGGAGAGTTGGCAGCTGTTGAGCTCCTTCTAGCTG GAGAACACCAGCAACCTCATTTTCCTGGCCTTACAAGAGGTCTAGTGGCTGTTCTGTTGTACTGGGATGGAAAAAGATGCATTGCCAATTCACTACGAACCCTCATCCAGTCACGCCAAGGCAAGACGTGGACATTGGAACTCAG TCAAGAGTTAATGTCCATGACAACACGCTTCACAGATGACCTAATGGAGCAGGGTTTGACTCAGAAGATCCTCACTCTTGTGTCTCACATTGATTTGAACAATGAATTTGATAAACTCCAGAGAGAGCGAGGATTGGGCAGTGAGAAACATCGCAAAGAG GTTTCTGACCTCATTAAAGAATGCCGACAGTCCTTGGCTGAAAGTCTGTTTGTCTGGACCTGCCAGTCACCACTGAGTAAGGATGACACGCTAATCCTTATAAGTTACTTGGAGAAGGTAACAGCGGAAACTGGTAGCCCATTGGACGGTGTGAACTTGTCTCTTCTCATGGCTCTCCTTTACTGCTTTGATGTCAGCTTTCTGGAACAAGGCACAGAGGATCGTGAAG ATTTGATGCACCGGCTCCCTCTGCTAGCAGAAAGACAGTATATAGCAACAATACACACTCGTCTTCAGGAGTCTCAGCCTTGGAAATTGCCAGGCCTGCAAGCTACTGTTAGATTAGCCTGGGCGCTGACATTACGAGGAATATCCCAATTGTCCGATGTGACAG CTCTTGCAGAATTCACTGAGGCAGATGAAGCAATGGCAGAGCTAGCAGTTGCTGATAATGTCTTCCTGTTCCTGACTGAATCTGTTGTGGGGTCTGAAAATTTCTACCAGGAGGAATTTTACATTCGCAAAATTCATAACCTTGTCACAGACTTCCTTGCACTCATGCCAATGAAA GTGAAACAGCTGAGAAACCGTGCCGATGAAGATGCTCGTATGATCCACATGAGTATTCAGATGGGTAATGATCCACCTATTTCCCTTCGGAGAGATCTGGAGCATTTAATGCTTTTA ATTGCTGAATTGTATAGGAAAGACCCCTTTAACCTGGAACTTGCCCTTGAATACTGGTGTCCATCAGAGCCTTTGCAGACATCTACCATCATGGGGTCCTACCTTGGAGTAGCTCATCAGCGACCCCCTCAGCGCCAG GTTGTCTTGTCAAAGTTTGTTAGGCAAATGGGAGATCTACTTCCTTCCACTATTTACATCCCATACTTGAAAATGCTGCGGGGACTGGCTAGTGGGCCTCAGTGTGCTCATTACTGCTTTAGTTTGCTAAAAGTCAATGGCAGTAGTCATG CGGAAAACATTCAAGGAGCAGGTGGCAGCCCTGTGTCGTGGGAGCATTTCTTCCACTCTTTGATGCTTTATCATGAGCACTTAAGGAAAGACTTGCCAAGTGCAGACAGTGTCCAGTATCGTCACCTGCCTCTCCGAGGAATCACACAGAAAGAACAGGATGGATTAATTGCCTTTTTACAGCTGACCACTGTTATAGTAAATTGG AGTGAGAATGCTCGCTTGGCTCTTTGCGAGCACCCTCAGTGGACACCAGTAGTGGTCATTCTCGGACTTCTGCAGTGCAGCATTCCTCCTGTTTTGAAAGCAGAGCTATCAGAAACCCTTACTGCTTTTGGAAGATCTCCTGAAATAGCTGCTTCGCTCTGGCAATCCCTGGAATATACACAG atACTACAAACTGTGAGAAGTCCAGGCCAAAGACAAGCAATTGGTATTGAG GTTGAATTGAATGAGATTGAGTCCAGATGTGAAGAATATCCTTTAACCCGTGCCTTCTGTCGACTCATCAGCACGCTAGTGGAGAGTTCATTCCCCTCTAACTTGGGAGCAGGTCTCCGTCCGCCAGGCTTTGATCCCTATCTCCAGTTCCTCAGGGATTCTGTGTTTCTCCGATTCCGCACCAGAGCTTACCGGAGAGCtgctgaaaaa TGGGAAGTAGCTGAGGTAGTTCTGGAAGTGTTTTACAAATTGCTGCGGGACTATGAACCTCAACTTGAAGACTTTGTGGACCAATATGTAGAGTTACAAG GAGAAGAAATAATAGCATATAAACCACCTGGATTCAGTTTGATGTATCATTTATTGAATGAGTCCCCAATGCTGGAACTGTCCCTTAGTTTGCTAGAAGAAGGAGTTAAGCAGCTTGATACTTATGCTCCGTTTCCTG GGAAGAAGCATTTAGAGAAAGCTGTACAGTATTGCCTTGCACTTCTGAACTTAACCCTACAGAAGGAGAATCTTTTTATGGATCTGTTGCGGGAGAGCCACCTTTCCCTTATTGTCACGCCACTGGAGCAGCTGCTTCAAGGAATCAATCCTCGCACTAAGAAGGCAGATCATGTGGTGAATATTGCTAG GTATCTTTATCATGGAAACAGCAATCCTGAACTGGCTTTTGAAAGTACCAAGATTTTGTGCTGTATTTCTTATAATTCCAACATCCAGATAAAGTTAGTTGGTGATTTCACACATGATCAG AGTATTAGCCAGAAGCTGATGGCTGGGTTTGTGGAATGTTTGGACAATGAAGATGCAGAAGAATTAATTAATCCAGAGGAGG agcTGGAGCCTGAAAAGAAGCGGGCACGAATTCATCATGAAACAAGGATCCATATTCTGAATCTTCTTATCACCTCTCTTGAGTGTAGTCCTCCCAGCCTTGCTCTGTATCTCTTGGGATATGAACTGAAGAAACCTGTCAGTACCACAAATCTGCAGGATCCAG gtGTCTTGGGTTGCCCACGGACTTGCCTTCATGCTATTTTGAACATATTGGAGAAGGGTACTGAAACAAGGAATGGGCCTACAGCAGTTCAGGAATCTCCTCATCTTGCAGAACTCTGTTACCAG GTGATCTATCAGTTGTGTGCATGCTCTGACACATCAGGTCCAACTATGAGGTATCTGAGGACCAGTCAGGATTTCCTATTCACTCAGCTCCAATATTTGCCATTTTCTATCAAAG AACACGAGATTTCAACACTGAACCAAATGTCTTGGCTGATGAAGACTGCAGCTATAGAAATGCGAGTGACATCGCTGAACCGCCAGCGCTCCCACACACAGAGACTGCTGCATCTGCTGCTTGATGACATGCCTGTGAAACCATACTTGG CTGATGGTGAAGGAGGGATGGAAGATGAAAGTCGATCAGTCAGTGGGTTTCTCCACTTTGACACTGCTTCCAAAG TACGCAGGAAGATCTTAAGTATCCTGGATTCAATTGACTTCAGTCAGGACATTCCAGAGCCTTTACAACTGGATTTTTTTGACCGGGTTCAGATTGAGCAAGTCATTGCTAATTGTGAGCACAAGAATGCACGTGGACAAGTGGTCTGCAACGTCAAG TACCTTCACAGAGTTCTGGTTGCAGAAGTCAATGCTCTTCAAGGAATGGCAGCAATAGGCCAGAGACCTTTACTTATGGAG GAGATCAACACTATCCTGCAGTATGTAGTGGAGCGGAACAAGCTGCTGCAGTGCCTCCATGCTAAGAGGCATGCTTTAGAGTCATGGAGACAACTGGTTGAAATTATACTCACTGCCTGCCCCCAGGATCTCATACAGGCTGAGGACAGACAACTGATTATCCGTGATCTTTTGCAGGATGTGCATGACAAG ATCCTAGATGATGATGCAGCTCAGGAGTTGATGCCGGTGGTGGCAGGGGCTGTGTTCACCCTGACTGCCCACCTGAGCCAGTCCGtgaaaactgaacagaaacaGCCTCTTGCACTCCCTGTGGCGGGACAGTCCCAATATGTCTTGATGCTGGATGCTTCTTTTACCTCATCACCTGGCTCTGAGAGCATATCCATGGGTTTTGCTTCCATTGGTGACTCCTCCCTCCACATCATCTTAAAAAAGCTGCtggatttcattttgaaaacag GTGGTGGCTTCCAGAGAGTGAGAACGCACCTTTATGGATCACTGCTTTATTATTTGCAGATTGCCCAGAGACCAGATGAACCAGACACTTTAGAAGCAG CTAAAAAAACTATGTGGGAACGTCTGACAGCTCCTGAAGATGTGTTTAGTAAATTGCAACGAGAAAACATGGCAATTATTGAGAGTTATGGGGCAGCTCTCATGGAGGTCGTCTGTCGTGATGCCTGTGATGGTCATGAGATAGGCCGG ATGCTGGCATTGGCTTTGCTTGATCGTATTGTTTCAGTAgacaagcagcagcagtggctgttGTATCTGTCCAATAGTGGCTACCTGAAGGTGCTTGTGGATAGCCTAGCAGATGATGATCTAACTCTTCAGAGCTTGCTCACACCTCAGCCTCCTTTACTTAAAGCACTGTACACCTATGAGTCCAAAATG GCATTCCTCACTAGAATAGCTAAAAGTCAGCAAGGGGCATTAGAGCTGTTGCGGTCTGGAGTGATTGTGAGGCTGGCACAGTGTCAAGTGTATGACATGCGACCCGAAACAGACCATCAGGG AATGTATGGGATGAGAGATCCTCCAGTCTTCATTCCTGCTCCAGTGGAACGCTATCGCCAGATTCTTCTTCCAGCTCTTCAACTGTGCCAAGTGATCCTCACATCCAGCATGGCACAACACCTGCAAGCAGCAGGACAG GTTTTGCAGTTTCTGATTTCCCATTCGGATACTATCCAGGCAATCCTGAGGTGTCAAGATGTTAGTGTtggatctctccaggagctggcCTCCCTGACAGGAATAATCAGCAAGGCAGCTTTGCCTG GAGTGCTGAGTGAGCTGGACGTTGATGTTAATGAAGGGACACAGATGGAGCTACAAGGACATATAGGCCGATTTCAG CGCCAGTGCTTAGGACTTCTAAGTCGGTTTGGTGGTTCAGACAGACTACGTCAGTTTAAACTGCAAGATAACGCAGAGAGAGACAGAATGAACAAGAGGGATGAAATTGAGTTGGCCATGCAACAA ATCTGTGCAAATGTGATGGAATACTGTGAGTCACTTATGTTGCAGAGTGCCCCCAGTTTTCAGCATGCTGTTTGTCTGTTTACTCCTAGCTTGTCAGAATCAACCAACCGAGATGGGCCTCGTCAGG ATACACAAGTACCAGTGGTCCCATACTGGCACTTGCCTGGCTTGGGCATTATCGTCTACCTGCTGAAACAGAGCACTAGTGATTTCTTCAGTTACTACGATAGCCACCGTCAGAGTGTTAACAAATTGCAAAATGTGGAGCAACTCCCGCCAGATGAAATAAAAGAG CTGTGTCAGTCAGTTATGCCAGCTGGGGTTGACAAAATCTCCACTTCCCAAAAATACGTTTTGGCAAGGCGACGCCTGGTGAAGCTAATAAACAACcgagccaagctgctttctctctgtTCTT